From Afipia carboxidovorans OM5, one genomic window encodes:
- the tsaA gene encoding tRNA (N6-threonylcarbamoyladenosine(37)-N6)-methyltransferase TrmO has protein sequence MVRLNEIREGEVAITPPPPTDAGLTFIGRIHTPWTDRMMTPRQGRQNGPECQLEIFEPWVAALRGLEKYSNVEVLYWLHQSRRDLVLQSPASDKNVHGTFSLRSPVRPNPIGTSVARLVKVEGNIVTVQGLDCLDGTPLIDLKPDRCQFTPIAPKQPGDDQKAS, from the coding sequence ATGGTTCGTCTGAATGAAATCCGCGAAGGTGAGGTGGCCATTACGCCGCCGCCGCCGACCGATGCCGGGTTGACCTTCATCGGTCGTATCCACACCCCGTGGACCGATCGGATGATGACCCCGCGGCAGGGGCGGCAGAACGGCCCCGAATGCCAGCTTGAGATTTTCGAGCCGTGGGTCGCGGCGCTGAGGGGGCTCGAGAAATATTCCAACGTCGAGGTGCTGTACTGGCTGCACCAGTCGCGGCGCGACCTCGTGCTGCAAAGCCCGGCAAGCGACAAGAACGTACACGGCACCTTCTCGCTGCGCTCGCCGGTGCGGCCCAATCCGATCGGTACCTCGGTCGCCAGGCTCGTGAAGGTCGAAGGCAACATCGTCACGGTGCAGGGGCTCGACTGCCTCGACGGGACGCCCCTGATCGACCTCAAGCCCGACCGCTGCCAGTTCACGCCGATTGCTCCGAAACAGCCGGGTGACGACCAGAAAGCAAGCTAA
- a CDS encoding pyridoxine 5'-phosphate synthase, which translates to MSVPPLRLGVNVDHVATLRNARGGLLPDPVRAALLAIEAGADGITAHLREDRRHIRDDDMARLKREISKPLNFEMGATGEMIGIALATKPHAVCLVPERRLEITTEGGLDVVGQQGTLAPAIAQFNAAGIRTSLFISPDREQIEMAAQLKAPVIELHTGTWCDALIAGSSKADAEWKRIVEGAKLAHSLGLEVHAGHGLDYASAETIAALPQIVELNIGHFLMGEALFVGLKQAIGTMRAAMARGRAKAESNVGQA; encoded by the coding sequence ATGTCTGTTCCGCCGCTCCGCCTTGGGGTCAATGTCGATCATGTTGCCACGCTGCGTAACGCGCGCGGCGGCCTTCTGCCCGATCCGGTGCGCGCGGCGCTGCTCGCGATCGAAGCCGGAGCCGATGGCATCACCGCGCATCTGCGCGAGGATCGCCGTCATATCCGCGACGACGATATGGCGCGGCTGAAGCGCGAGATTTCCAAGCCGCTGAATTTCGAGATGGGCGCGACCGGGGAGATGATCGGGATCGCGCTCGCCACCAAGCCGCATGCGGTATGCCTCGTGCCGGAGCGGCGACTGGAGATCACCACGGAAGGCGGTCTCGATGTCGTCGGTCAGCAGGGGACGCTTGCGCCCGCGATCGCGCAATTCAATGCCGCCGGCATCCGCACTTCGCTGTTCATCTCGCCTGATCGTGAGCAGATCGAAATGGCGGCGCAGTTGAAAGCGCCGGTGATCGAACTGCACACCGGCACGTGGTGCGATGCGCTCATAGCGGGAAGCAGCAAGGCGGACGCCGAGTGGAAGCGCATCGTCGAAGGCGCGAAGCTTGCGCATTCGCTCGGGCTCGAAGTCCATGCGGGCCACGGTCTCGACTATGCGAGCGCCGAGACGATTGCGGCGCTGCCGCAGATCGTCGAACTCAACATCGGTCACTTCCTGATGGGGGAGGCGCTGTTCGTCGGCCTGAAGCAGGCGATCGGAACCATGCGCGCGGCGATGGCACGCGGCCGGGCCAAAGCGGAATCCAACGTGGGGCAGGCATGA
- the rnc gene encoding ribonuclease III, with translation MTDEVVSIAQVQDDKPPETKPAATKAAERKAVPEQPVVAEQPAAEASPKKVRRPSAKALLREIEQRIGHTFKNPNLLKTALTHVSALKPSQNRTDSYQRLEFLGDHVLGLIVSDMLYGAFPKADEGEMSKRLADLVRKEACVDVAKSLGLHENIKLGTVGAGVGARLRNSIVGDICEAVIGAIFLDGGYDAAEQFVLSNWTERMRRPVRPLRDPKTILQEWAQGKGLPTPVYREVERTGPHHDPRFRVAVDLPGLASAEGIGSSKRAAEKAAASALLNREGVTGGKDA, from the coding sequence ATGACAGACGAAGTCGTGAGCATCGCGCAGGTGCAGGACGACAAGCCGCCCGAAACAAAGCCCGCGGCGACGAAGGCGGCTGAGCGCAAGGCTGTGCCGGAGCAGCCGGTTGTCGCGGAGCAGCCTGCCGCGGAAGCCTCGCCGAAGAAGGTGCGGCGGCCGAGCGCCAAGGCGCTCTTGCGCGAGATCGAACAGCGCATCGGCCACACCTTCAAGAATCCAAATCTTCTCAAGACCGCGCTGACGCATGTTTCGGCGCTCAAGCCGTCGCAGAATCGCACCGACAGCTATCAGCGGCTCGAATTCCTCGGCGACCATGTGCTGGGCCTCATCGTCTCGGACATGCTCTACGGCGCCTTCCCGAAGGCCGACGAGGGCGAGATGTCGAAGCGCCTTGCCGATCTCGTACGCAAGGAAGCCTGCGTCGATGTCGCGAAGTCGCTCGGCCTGCACGAGAACATCAAGCTCGGCACGGTGGGCGCGGGTGTCGGTGCGCGGCTACGCAACTCCATCGTCGGCGATATCTGCGAAGCGGTGATCGGCGCGATCTTCCTCGACGGCGGCTATGACGCAGCCGAGCAGTTCGTGCTGAGCAACTGGACCGAGCGCATGCGCCGCCCGGTGCGGCCGTTGCGCGATCCGAAAACCATTTTGCAGGAATGGGCGCAGGGCAAGGGTCTGCCGACGCCGGTCTATCGCGAGGTCGAGCGTACCGGCCCGCATCATGATCCGCGTTTCCGCGTCGCGGTCGATCTGCCGGGGCTTGCCTCGGCGGAGGGCATCGGCTCCAGCAAACGCGCGGCGGAAAAGGCGGCGGCGTCTGCCTTGTTGAACCGCGAAGGCGTGACCGGCGGCAAGGACGCCTGA
- a CDS encoding Nramp family divalent metal transporter, with product MDARIPQKTDPAVAGRGWRLANSEPSLSDVFGSIRVRRSGTFWGKLLAFLGPGYLVAVGYMDPGNWATSLAGGSKFGYALLSVALISNIMAIILQSLCARLGVGAGRDLAQACRDAFPKWVSWPLWLFAEIAISATDLAEIIGTAIGLNLLFGIPLEIGVLITALDVFLILALQALGFRWVEAFVVALLGVIAACFAIQIALANPDWGAVIRGFAPTTEIVRNPDMLYLALGILGATVMPHNLYLHSGLVQTRGYGSSEAEKREAIKLSTIDSTFALCLALTINASILILAAATFNAAGNHDVAELDRAHALLAPMLGSAGAPTLFGIALLCCGLNSTVTATLSGQIVMEGFINIRIAPWMRRLITRAIAIVPAALVTIWYGPKGSGELLILSQVILSLQLPFAIVPLVMFTGSRAKMGVFVAPRWLTLAAAVTAAVVIILNAKLVLDFIAGG from the coding sequence ATGGATGCGCGGATTCCCCAAAAAACGGACCCTGCGGTGGCAGGGCGCGGCTGGCGCTTGGCGAACAGCGAGCCGTCGCTGTCCGACGTCTTCGGCTCGATCCGCGTGCGCCGGAGCGGCACGTTCTGGGGCAAGCTGCTGGCGTTCCTCGGGCCGGGCTACCTTGTCGCCGTCGGCTACATGGACCCGGGCAATTGGGCGACCTCGCTCGCCGGTGGCTCGAAATTCGGCTACGCGCTGCTGTCTGTCGCGCTGATCTCCAACATCATGGCGATCATCCTGCAATCGCTGTGCGCACGGCTTGGCGTCGGCGCGGGCCGGGATCTGGCGCAGGCCTGCCGCGACGCGTTCCCGAAATGGGTGAGCTGGCCGCTATGGCTGTTCGCGGAGATTGCGATCAGCGCCACCGACCTTGCGGAGATCATCGGTACCGCCATCGGATTGAACTTGTTATTCGGCATTCCGCTCGAGATCGGCGTTCTGATCACCGCGCTCGACGTGTTTCTCATCCTTGCATTGCAGGCGCTGGGCTTCCGCTGGGTGGAAGCGTTCGTCGTCGCGCTGCTCGGCGTCATCGCGGCGTGCTTTGCGATCCAGATTGCGCTGGCAAATCCTGATTGGGGCGCGGTGATCCGGGGCTTTGCGCCGACGACCGAGATCGTGCGCAATCCCGACATGCTCTATCTCGCGCTCGGTATTCTCGGCGCCACCGTGATGCCGCATAACCTTTATCTGCACTCGGGTCTCGTGCAGACGCGTGGTTACGGCTCGAGCGAAGCGGAGAAACGCGAGGCGATCAAGCTTTCAACCATCGACTCGACGTTCGCGCTGTGCCTTGCGCTCACCATCAATGCCTCGATCCTGATCCTCGCGGCGGCAACCTTCAATGCGGCAGGTAATCATGACGTGGCGGAGCTCGATCGCGCCCACGCGTTGCTTGCGCCGATGCTGGGCTCAGCGGGGGCGCCGACCTTGTTCGGCATCGCGCTGTTGTGCTGCGGACTGAACTCGACGGTGACGGCCACGCTCTCTGGCCAGATTGTGATGGAAGGCTTCATCAATATCCGCATCGCGCCGTGGATGAGACGGCTGATCACGCGTGCCATCGCCATCGTGCCGGCGGCATTGGTGACGATCTGGTACGGGCCGAAAGGCTCGGGCGAACTCCTGATCCTCAGTCAGGTGATCCTGAGCCTGCAATTGCCGTTCGCAATCGTGCCGCTTGTGATGTTCACCGGCAGCCGTGCCAAGATGGGCGTGTTCGTCGCACCGCGCTGGCTTACATTGGCGGCCGCGGTGACGGCGGCGGTGGTGATTATCCTGAACGCGAAGCTGGTCCTCGATTTCATCGCCGGTGGCTGA
- a CDS encoding arginyltransferase, which produces MTQHSRNTPQFYLTAPTPCPYLEGFQERKVFTHLVGDKAGELNDLLTHGGFRRSQSIAYRPACDLCRACVSVRVIAGEFEPSRNLRKVLHRNADLVGEMRNAVPTSEQYSIFRAYLDARHHDGGMADMTVLDYAMMVEDTHVTTRIVEYRRRTDSGKQGGELVAAALTDVLGDGLSMVYSFFDPDVDDRSLGTFMILDHIARARSMGLPYVYLGYWIEGSSKMSYKARFLPQQRLSPNGWLRVDATGIATQD; this is translated from the coding sequence GTGACGCAGCACTCGCGCAATACGCCGCAATTCTATCTGACGGCGCCGACACCCTGCCCGTATCTTGAAGGGTTTCAGGAACGTAAGGTTTTCACGCACCTCGTTGGCGACAAGGCCGGCGAGCTGAACGACCTTCTGACCCATGGCGGGTTCCGTCGCAGCCAGTCGATCGCCTATCGCCCCGCCTGCGATCTCTGCCGCGCCTGCGTCTCGGTTCGCGTCATCGCCGGTGAGTTCGAACCGTCACGGAACCTGCGCAAGGTGCTCCACCGCAACGCCGACCTCGTCGGCGAGATGCGCAACGCGGTTCCGACCTCCGAACAATATTCGATCTTCCGCGCCTACCTCGATGCCCGCCACCACGATGGCGGCATGGCGGACATGACCGTGCTCGACTACGCGATGATGGTGGAGGATACCCACGTCACCACTCGTATCGTCGAATATCGCAGGCGAACAGATAGTGGCAAACAAGGTGGCGAGCTTGTCGCTGCTGCGCTCACCGATGTTCTCGGCGACGGGCTGTCGATGGTCTATTCGTTCTTCGATCCCGACGTGGACGACCGCTCGCTCGGCACTTTCATGATCCTCGATCACATCGCGCGGGCGCGCAGCATGGGCCTGCCGTACGTCTATCTCGGCTACTGGATCGAGGGTTCCAGCAAGATGAGCTACAAGGCCCGCTTTCTGCCCCAGCAGCGGCTGTCGCCGAACGGATGGCTGCGCGTCGACGCCACCGGCATTGCCACTCAGGACTGA
- the acpS gene encoding holo-ACP synthase, whose protein sequence is MILGIGSDTIDIRRVQEVIERHGARFIDRIFTEAEQAKAERRAKAPRAWVATYAKRFAAKEACAKALGTGIRQGVWWRDMGVVNLPGGRPTMQLTGGALVRLESLLPPGHEARIDLTITDDWPTAQAFVIISALPRG, encoded by the coding sequence ATGATTCTCGGAATCGGGTCCGACACCATCGATATCCGCCGGGTCCAGGAGGTGATCGAGCGTCACGGCGCGCGCTTCATCGACCGCATTTTCACGGAGGCCGAGCAGGCCAAGGCGGAGCGCAGGGCGAAAGCGCCTCGCGCGTGGGTTGCAACCTATGCCAAGCGCTTCGCCGCCAAGGAGGCCTGCGCCAAGGCGCTCGGCACCGGCATCCGTCAGGGGGTCTGGTGGCGCGACATGGGGGTGGTGAACCTGCCCGGCGGCCGGCCGACCATGCAGCTCACCGGGGGCGCGCTGGTGCGACTCGAATCACTGCTGCCGCCCGGCCATGAAGCCCGGATCGACCTCACGATTACCGATGATTGGCCCACGGCACAGGCCTTTGTCATCATTTCCGCGCTTCCCAGGGGGTAG
- the parC gene encoding DNA topoisomerase IV subunit A produces MGKTLIPPEPQDVQEVALREALEERYLAYALSTIMHRALPDARDGLKPVHRRILYGMRLLRLDPSSPFKKSAKIVGDVMGGFHPHGDQAIYDALVRLAQDFSSRYPLVDGQGNFGNIDGDNPAAMRYTESRLTDVARLLLEGLDEDAVEFRPSYDGSDKEPTVLPGGFPNLLANGAQGIAVGMATAIPPHNAAELCDAALHLIAKPATKTQGLLRYVKGPDFPTGGIVVDGQESIAEAYNTGRGAFRVRAKWHQEDGARGTWHIVVTEIPWLVQKSRLIERIAELLNEKKLHLVGDIRDESAEDIRIVIEPKSKNVDPEVLMETLFKQTDLESRIPLNLNVLVKGRVPKVLGLAECLREWLDHLRDVLVRRSNHRKNQIEHRLEVLGGYLIAYLNLDKVIKIIRTEDEPKPVLIRTFKLTDLQADSILNMRLRNLRKLEEMEIRGEDKNLRTELKGIKAVLASEEEQWKKVSEQVKKVRDLFGPKTPLGKRRTQFANAPEHDLATLEEAFVEREPITVVVSDKGWVRTLKGHVEDLSNLTFKTDDRLGISFFAETTSKLLLLGTHGRFYTLDAQKLPGGRGHGDPIRSFIDLEGDANIVSLFVNTGGRKFLIASHDGQGFVVNEDDCVGNTRKGKQVMNVTMPNEVAAIATVEGDTVAVIGENRKMLIFPLEQVPEMARGRGVRLQRYKDGGLSDVTTFTAKEGLTWRDSAGREFSASWKELSDWRGNRADAGRLPPKGFPKSNKFGKTIG; encoded by the coding sequence ATGGGCAAGACACTGATTCCTCCTGAGCCGCAGGACGTGCAGGAAGTCGCGCTACGCGAGGCGCTGGAAGAGCGCTACCTCGCTTATGCGCTCTCCACCATCATGCACCGGGCGCTGCCGGATGCACGCGACGGGCTGAAGCCGGTTCACCGGCGCATCCTCTACGGCATGCGGCTGTTGCGGCTCGATCCGAGTTCGCCGTTCAAGAAGTCCGCCAAGATCGTCGGCGACGTGATGGGCGGATTCCATCCCCACGGCGATCAGGCGATCTATGACGCGCTGGTGCGCCTCGCCCAGGATTTCTCCTCGCGCTATCCGCTGGTCGACGGACAGGGCAATTTCGGCAACATCGACGGCGATAACCCCGCCGCCATGCGCTACACCGAATCGCGCCTGACCGACGTCGCGCGCCTGCTGCTCGAAGGGCTCGACGAGGACGCGGTCGAGTTTCGTCCGAGCTACGACGGCAGCGACAAGGAGCCGACCGTCCTGCCGGGCGGCTTCCCGAATCTGCTCGCCAACGGTGCGCAGGGCATCGCGGTCGGCATGGCAACGGCGATCCCGCCGCACAATGCAGCCGAGCTTTGCGACGCCGCGCTGCATCTCATTGCCAAGCCCGCGACCAAGACGCAGGGCCTCCTACGTTACGTCAAGGGACCGGACTTCCCGACCGGCGGCATCGTCGTGGACGGGCAGGAGTCGATTGCCGAGGCCTATAATACGGGCCGTGGTGCCTTCCGCGTGCGCGCGAAGTGGCATCAGGAAGATGGCGCGCGCGGCACCTGGCACATCGTCGTCACCGAAATTCCGTGGCTGGTGCAGAAGTCGCGGCTGATCGAGCGCATCGCCGAACTGCTCAACGAGAAGAAGTTGCACCTCGTCGGCGACATCCGCGATGAATCGGCGGAAGACATTCGCATCGTCATCGAGCCGAAGTCGAAGAACGTCGATCCCGAAGTGCTGATGGAGACGTTGTTCAAGCAGACCGACCTCGAGAGCCGGATTCCGCTGAATCTCAACGTGCTGGTGAAGGGCCGGGTGCCCAAGGTGCTCGGCCTTGCCGAGTGTCTGCGCGAATGGCTCGATCATCTGCGCGACGTGCTGGTGCGCCGCTCCAACCATCGCAAGAACCAGATCGAGCACCGGCTCGAAGTGCTGGGCGGTTACCTGATCGCCTATCTCAACCTCGACAAGGTCATCAAGATCATCCGCACCGAGGACGAGCCGAAGCCGGTGCTGATCCGCACCTTCAAGCTCACCGACCTGCAGGCCGACTCCATTCTCAACATGCGGCTGCGCAATTTGCGCAAGCTCGAGGAAATGGAGATCCGTGGGGAGGACAAGAACCTCCGCACGGAGCTGAAAGGCATCAAGGCAGTGCTGGCCTCCGAGGAGGAGCAGTGGAAGAAGGTCTCCGAGCAGGTCAAAAAGGTCCGCGACCTGTTCGGGCCGAAGACCCCGCTCGGCAAACGCCGCACCCAGTTCGCCAATGCGCCTGAACACGATCTTGCCACATTAGAGGAAGCCTTCGTCGAGCGGGAGCCGATTACCGTTGTGGTGTCGGACAAGGGCTGGGTCCGCACCTTGAAGGGGCATGTTGAGGACCTCTCGAACCTCACGTTCAAGACCGACGACCGCCTGGGCATTTCGTTCTTCGCCGAAACCACCTCGAAACTGTTGCTGCTTGGCACACATGGCCGCTTTTACACGCTGGATGCACAGAAGCTGCCCGGCGGCCGCGGCCATGGCGACCCAATCCGCAGCTTCATCGACCTTGAAGGCGATGCCAACATCGTATCGCTGTTCGTCAATACCGGTGGTCGCAAGTTCCTGATCGCGAGCCATGACGGGCAGGGCTTTGTCGTCAACGAGGACGATTGCGTCGGCAATACCCGCAAGGGCAAGCAGGTGATGAACGTCACCATGCCGAACGAAGTCGCTGCGATTGCGACTGTCGAAGGCGATACCGTTGCGGTGATCGGTGAGAATCGCAAGATGCTGATTTTCCCGCTCGAGCAGGTGCCGGAGATGGCGCGCGGTCGCGGCGTGCGGCTGCAGCGTTACAAGGACGGCGGCCTGTCGGACGTCACCACCTTCACTGCGAAGGAAGGCCTGACGTGGAGGGATTCCGCGGGCCGCGAGTTCTCCGCGTCCTGGAAGGAATTGTCGGACTGGCGCGGCAACCGCGCCGATGCCGGACGCCTGCCGCCCAAGGGTTTCCCGAAGTCGAACAAGTTCGGCAAGACCATCGGCTAA
- the recO gene encoding DNA repair protein RecO — MEWTDDGIILGTRRHGEANAIVELLTRSHGRHLGLVRGGAGTRMRPLLQPGNSVGAVWRARLDEHLGYYALEGTRLRAATMLSYSHAAYGITHLAALARLLPERAPHDGIYEQFEAILEDFDDPVIAATHVVRFEMAMLEELGFGLDLSCCAATGTHTDLIYVSPKSGCAVSRSAGEPWRERLLPLPAFLRAGNEESSPDGEADIMEGFRLTGMFLLRNVLEPRGQAHSDARAGFIAAVARSRVTLAAE; from the coding sequence ATGGAGTGGACGGACGACGGCATTATTCTCGGCACGCGGCGGCATGGCGAAGCAAACGCCATCGTCGAGTTGCTGACGCGCAGCCACGGCCGTCACCTCGGTCTCGTGCGCGGGGGGGCGGGCACGCGGATGCGGCCGCTGTTGCAGCCGGGCAATTCGGTCGGCGCGGTCTGGCGTGCGCGGCTCGACGAACATCTCGGCTATTACGCCTTGGAAGGCACGCGGCTGCGCGCGGCAACCATGCTCAGCTATTCGCATGCCGCTTACGGCATCACCCATCTGGCGGCGCTGGCGCGGCTGTTGCCCGAGCGCGCGCCCCATGACGGCATCTACGAGCAGTTCGAGGCGATCCTCGAGGATTTCGACGATCCCGTTATTGCCGCGACCCATGTCGTACGCTTCGAGATGGCGATGCTGGAAGAGTTGGGTTTCGGCCTCGATCTCTCCTGCTGCGCGGCGACGGGCACGCACACCGATCTCATCTACGTCTCGCCGAAATCCGGTTGCGCGGTGTCGCGCTCGGCGGGCGAGCCCTGGCGCGAACGGCTGCTGCCGCTCCCGGCGTTTCTGCGCGCCGGGAATGAGGAGAGCAGCCCCGACGGCGAGGCCGACATCATGGAAGGCTTCCGCCTCACTGGGATGTTTTTGTTGCGCAATGTGCTGGAGCCACGCGGACAGGCGCATTCCGACGCGCGGGCCGGCTTCATCGCGGCGGTGGCGCGCTCGCGGGTGACGCTCGCCGCGGAGTGA
- the era gene encoding GTPase Era, which produces MPEEQAHPTRCGFVALIGAPNVGKSTLVNALVGSKVTIVSRKVQTTRALIRGIVVEGNAQIVLVDTPGIFTPKRRLDRAMVSTAWSGAHDADMVCVLLDARAGLDEEAEAIFTKLEAVKHPKFLVINKIDLVAREKLLALAQRANERIAFRETFMVAALSGDGVDDLRRALAAAMPEGPYLYPEDQMSDAPLRHLAAEITREKIYRNLHQELPYQSTVETESWKEMRNGSVRIEQTIFVERDSQRKIVLGKGGATIKAIGADARKEIAEIVGQPVHLFLFVKVRDNWGDDPERYREMGLEFPKE; this is translated from the coding sequence ATGCCTGAGGAACAGGCGCACCCCACCCGTTGCGGCTTTGTCGCGCTGATCGGCGCGCCCAATGTCGGCAAGTCGACGCTCGTCAACGCCCTCGTCGGCTCGAAGGTCACGATCGTCTCGCGCAAGGTGCAGACGACGCGCGCGCTGATCCGCGGCATCGTCGTCGAGGGCAATGCGCAGATCGTGCTGGTCGATACACCCGGCATCTTTACACCGAAGCGCAGGCTCGACCGCGCGATGGTCTCGACCGCCTGGAGCGGCGCGCATGATGCCGACATGGTCTGCGTGCTGCTCGATGCGCGCGCGGGTCTGGACGAGGAAGCCGAGGCGATCTTCACCAAGCTCGAAGCCGTGAAGCATCCGAAATTTCTCGTCATCAACAAGATCGACCTTGTCGCGCGCGAGAAACTGCTGGCACTCGCGCAGCGCGCCAACGAGCGGATCGCGTTCCGCGAAACCTTCATGGTCGCGGCGCTGTCGGGTGACGGTGTCGACGATCTGCGCCGTGCGCTTGCGGCCGCGATGCCGGAGGGGCCGTATCTCTATCCCGAAGATCAGATGTCGGATGCGCCGCTGCGTCATCTCGCGGCGGAAATCACCCGCGAGAAAATCTATCGCAACCTGCATCAGGAATTGCCCTACCAGTCGACGGTGGAAACCGAGAGCTGGAAGGAAATGCGCAACGGGTCGGTCCGCATCGAGCAGACGATTTTTGTCGAGCGCGACAGCCAGCGCAAGATCGTGCTGGGCAAGGGCGGGGCCACCATCAAAGCGATCGGCGCCGATGCGCGCAAGGAGATCGCCGAGATTGTCGGCCAGCCCGTGCATCTGTTTCTGTTCGTCAAGGTGCGCGACAATTGGGGCGACGACCCGGAGCGTTATCGCGAAATGGGACTGGAGTTTCCGAAGGAATGA
- the lepB gene encoding signal peptidase I, producing MSATSGTKSEGGIGEAIRVVIHALIIAAVIRTFLFQPFNIPSGSMESTLLVGDYLFVSKYSYGYSHYSLPFSPPLFSGRIFGSAPERGDIVVFRFPREDNIDYIKRVIGLPGDRIQLKEGQVFINDAAVKRERVADYVGEDPCGSGDATARVKQWQETLPNGVSYKTLDCVDNGFYDNTAVYVVPDGHYFMMGDNRDNSSDSRVMSGVGYVPEQNLIGRAQLIFFSVDRGEQAWQFWRWPVSVRWGRLFSVVR from the coding sequence ATGAGCGCGACATCCGGCACCAAATCCGAGGGTGGAATCGGCGAGGCCATCCGCGTCGTCATCCATGCGCTCATCATCGCGGCGGTAATCCGCACCTTTCTGTTCCAGCCCTTCAACATCCCGTCGGGCTCGATGGAGTCGACGCTGCTCGTCGGCGACTATCTGTTCGTCTCGAAATACTCGTACGGCTACAGCCATTACTCGCTGCCGTTCTCGCCGCCGCTGTTCTCCGGCCGTATCTTCGGCTCTGCACCCGAGCGCGGCGATATCGTCGTGTTCCGTTTCCCGCGTGAAGACAACATCGACTACATCAAGCGCGTGATCGGACTACCGGGCGACCGCATCCAGTTGAAGGAAGGCCAGGTCTTCATCAACGACGCCGCGGTGAAGCGCGAGCGGGTTGCCGATTATGTCGGCGAGGATCCCTGCGGCTCGGGCGATGCGACTGCGCGCGTCAAGCAGTGGCAGGAAACGCTGCCGAACGGCGTGAGCTACAAGACGCTCGATTGCGTCGATAACGGCTTCTACGACAACACCGCGGTTTATGTCGTGCCGGACGGGCACTACTTCATGATGGGCGACAACCGCGACAATTCGAGCGACAGCCGCGTGATGTCCGGCGTCGGCTATGTGCCCGAGCAGAATCTGATCGGGCGCGCGCAACTCATCTTCTTCTCCGTCGATAGAGGCGAGCAGGCATGGCAGTTCTGGCGCTGGCCCGTCAGCGTGCGCTGGGGCCGCCTGTTCTCGGTCGTGAGATGA